The Diabrotica undecimpunctata isolate CICGRU chromosome 3, icDiaUnde3, whole genome shotgun sequence genome includes the window tctttatttaattttcgcTACACTGCGCGATAATCGAGTAAGATGCTGGCGAAAAATTAAACACTGTTAATTATTTAATGCCACGCTGCCGAagaaatatatctaaatataagATTTGGTAAATATACTTACCTATTTAAAACTTGGATAAAAATGgcgaattatagaaaataacgcCCAATCAAAACACATTACCTTCACACTGAAACAAGACGAATATCCACCGGTCACACTCAAtggaaaacaattaaataaatcaaattacACAAAGTATTTCATCCACGACAATAGACGACTCACCTGGTAGTATCACAAATGTACTTGCTGATCGATCTAAACTCTAAgttaacattaaataatattGCTCATCTACAAGATAATCCTTAAATGAATTTCAATCAAAGAAGTGATAACAAATTATATCAGTAAACGGGTAAATACGTATCCCAACACAATTGCAAAAAACTTTCAATAACAATAACGGAGTGTTTAGATTAAAACGTTTTATAAAGTTTACTACAAAAAACGGAACTATCCATCAACGGAAATTCatcgtttcttaaatatttttattaaccaCAAAATACCTCCGATAGGGGCTGCACGACCTTGACGTAGGTTCGGAGGCTTAAGCTGACTGTTCAGATAGGGCTGTAGTCTTTCGTAGGAAGTGGAACaagtatgtgtgtgtgaatgAATGGGATCTCCCTAATTAGGAGCTCTCCGTTGAATTAAGGTACCCCCTATAAACGGGCTAGGCCTAGTGAATGGGAAGTATAGAAAGGTGTGAAACGACCACTCTAGAACAGTTCCTGTCACCAAATAGCCCTCTGGGGTATCTGGGAATCTTTCCCAGGTATTCGAAAGACTAGGAATGGAAGAACTGCTTCAGCGACCAAGAAGCAGCCTACCCAAGCTAAAGTGTGAGGTAATCGTGCCGATGGCTGTATGACCACAGGATTTTATGTGGTCGTGAACAAACCCCACTGTATAAAGCCTTTCCCTGGTAATGCGGGGCTCTGCCAGGGGCGACCAAcctttccctagctactcgtgggaacaacatgaatacacaaaacaaaaaaaaaaccaaaaccaaattCCGAGGATGGACCAAAACGTTCACCTCAGTCTGAAGCCGCAGATAAGGATGGACAGCAATGTTTACCTCTAATCTCGGCCCAACCGGAGGCTGGACCAAAACGTTCACCTCAGTCTGAAGCCGGAGCTAAGGATGAACAGCAATGTTCACCTCAAGCTTCAGCCCAAGCGGAGGATGGACAAGGATCACCTCGGGAAAATCGGCCAAAACGCCGCAGAATTAGCGGCGCCGAggtaaaaagaaggaagaaggcCAGAGAGGCGATGGGAAAAGCACCCACGGGAGCAGCTCATCCCTCTCCAGTCCCTCCCAAAACAAAAATGAAGATGCCCACATCGGAGGCTGACAACGGTTCCACCTCCAAAAGAGGACAGAAACCAAAAGCCCCCGGTGTGAAGCGCCTTCACCCAAGTACCTCCACGGAGGGCACGCCGAGGAAGCATAAAAAGTCACGCAGTGGAGGAAACACCGCTTCCAAAGCTTCGCGGAAGCTACCTTAAGATATCTCAAGGTTGCTATTATAGATCAGGTAAACCCGTATGGAAAGGTCACCGCTGACCGGGCAAACCTTATTAAAGACAGTCTAATCGAGGAATTGGACAGAACAATCTTGTCACCCTCCAGCAGCCAGGTAAAAGCACCCACGTTCAAATCATGGACTTACTCGGGTGAGATCATCAGAGTAGTCTGTGATGACGATGAGGCGCTTGCATGGCTGGAAAAGGCTACAGCTGATCTCAAACCGTGGGAGGAAGCATCAATGGCTGTTGTCAGTCAGGATAAGCTCCCAAAACTTACCAAAGCCTGTCTATGGATCCCGGAGGATGCTATTAGCACCTCTGATTGCCCAGAAAGAGTGCTGCGAAGGTTAGCGGTGCAAAATCCAGACATAGCAGTTGCGAGATGGTGGTTTTCACCATGAGGTAAAAAAAAGGATCCTAAAGGACACCTGTTTGTCTTCGGAATCGGAGACGATGACACGGCTGTCCTTAGGAAAAGGGCAATAAGGCTGAGCTGCACGTTCACCTCATTGTATCTAAAAGCAAGCACAAACAAAGTGAAGGATACCTCCTCGGAACCAGGAACCTCAGACACGCGGCAACCGACGACGGTTGCTGAGACTGAGACACCCCTGGTCCTACAGCAGGGAGAAGATCATCAGATGATGGTCGACGAACTCTGCGGAGGAGGTTCCGAAACAACTGAGGCTGACCCCTCCTCAACCGAGGAGGAAGTGGACACCTAAAAAAAACCGAAATGATACCTAAGCCATGGGCAAGGACGTCGAAAAAAATAAGGTTACTATTATTCAATGCAACCTCCAACACAAAAAGGTGGCAACGGCGACACTATGTCGCCGCCTGGATGTAACGGAGGATGCAATAGCACTAATCCAAGAACCTTGGATAAATAAGACCAAAATAACTGGTCTTAGCAGTCTAAAGggtcaaattttcagcttacCAAGCAATCAACAACCGAGAACAGCAATAAATGTTCCCAGAAAAATCAAAGCCTCCCCCATGGCGCAGTTTTGCACCTTAGACGTAACTGCGGTTGAAGTGAGGTGCCCAtggggaaagggcaaaaatagaGAGTTGATACTAGCATCAGTCTACCTACCCTCAGATGCAGCCACCCTACCACCAACAAGGGAAATGGAAGATCTGGTAGACCATTGTCTCAGTCAGAAGGTAGAACTTATTATTGGCTGCGATTCGAACTATCACCACTTAGGCTGGGGCAGCAGAGACAACAACGCTCGAGGTAAGTCTCTTTACGactatattattataaaagatttgtatatcttaaataagggcaccgaacctacctttattaatggtcgtagccaaacagtcatagatatcacgctggcaacagctgaaatatcgaataaaattcaGAACTGGCAGGTATCGGAGGATATTTCTATGTCTGACCACCGCTGGCTAACCTATAATATTAGTCTGGAAAAAAGCCTTATCAAATCGCGCGACCCTAGGAGGACGGATGTAGAACTCTACAACCGACTCTTAGAAGATGCTCTGCGGAATGAAAAGGCTTCAACTCCAGGAGTAGGAACTccaggaactaatacagaattggaaaggtATACGGTATctaaccaaaacaaaataagctatgcttataaaaaatcctgtTTAATAAGGATGGTCCAGGAAAGTCGCAACACCAACTCTTGGTGGTGCACTGAATTGGAACACCTTAGAAAGATagcaagaacagcttttaatagaccgaaacgcaccaaactcaaaaaggattgggattcttaccaatcaaatctcagagagtttaaaaaagtctgcagacaaagacaaCGAGCTGCTTGGAGAAACTTCTGTGGGGAAATCAAAGATTTCCTGCAGGCTTCCAGgctacaaaaagcgctctcaaaggacccacatcggcatgtcggcatactaacgaaggaagatgggaacaaaacttccaaccttcgcgaaagtgctgaggtcctgatgaaaacacactttcccggttctagtgtctcaacagcaccaaaccggatggaagaagcaatcataccctcaacaaacgactggcatctcgccagaacaatgattaatgagaaaaaggtaaaatgggccatatcgtgcttcacccctttcaaatcaccagggcataacggcatatatccagccctactacggtggggactggatatccttctgccgcacctcgtggaaatattcagagcctctttggttctgagatatattcctaggaagtggagagaggtacgtgtggtcttcataccaaaaccaggtaggatggactacaccctacaaaaggctttccgaccaattagcctaacatcctttctgttgaaaacgatggaaaggctatgctagaggtacataagggatgaagttctggtccataacccacttcacccaaatcaacatgcatatacttcgggaagatctaccgattttgcactgcatcatgtagtggaaagaattgaaagatcgctggataataaagaatccaccctaggtatattcatagacattgagggagcgtttgataaaaccacattcccaacagctcaacgtcaggaatgtttccctggccataagcgaatggatattcagtatgctctctaatatagcaataagcataaatgtagaagacgtttctgttagtggcatggttacgagggggtgtccacagggaggggtgctatcaccactactctggaacatagttctagataccctagttgaccaactcagcagcaacggtttctacacaatagcctatgcagaccatattgctgtcctgcaaagcggtaagtttgagaacacactatgtgagagatcacaagttgctcttcgactaatagaaacatggtgcaaggaacactcattatctataaatcctaagaaaacagagatgatcctctttaccaggaaaagaagaatcacgggcttaatacccccaaggattctaaactacagtctaaatttttctgacgaggtgaagtacttGGTATTACCTTGACAGGAAGTttacatggaactcacacttagatagtagagctaaaagagcatatatttccTATAAGCAGTGTCGAGGAACGGTCGGACGCATctggggcctcacgcccagggtgatcgcctgggtctacaccgctgtcattaggccaatgctaacttacggagctattgcttgggtaccaaaagtgctacaggcaacagcgattaacaaactaaaccatattcagcggatggtttgcataaatataacaggtgccatgaaaacaacaccaactgctgcaatggagttgattattggcatcacgcctctagatatatatgtcaaagaggtggcgctagtgacaatgatgcgactgcgctcagctggtgcaaaccttgatgtaggaatgggacaattgagaactcatttctggcggggagagctggatgcgttaccactgctacaggcaggctgcgactcaattgaaccaaagtttgtctttgacaaaccctacaaaattaaaacaagacagtgtatggagacaaacgtggcaaatgcctattgcatatacaccgatggctccaaaatgaaagaaggctcaggatgcgggatatactccagatcactgaacctaagaataaagtggggtatgggcaaaaatgccagcgtagttcagacagaactgactggtatctccatagccgcaaaagggataacccaaaaaggtataacagggaaaactataatgatctgcacagatagcagacaagcgctactgaccttgaatagaccacgtgtcacatcaggtttagtaatggagtgtcacgagacactaactcaagcttcggatggtaataccatcatcctgaggtgggttaaaggacacaataggaataaaggcaaccgtaTTGCTGACCAGTTATCTAGGAAGGCAGCAGGCCTAatactcttaggacctggggatctttttggttggtcaactacaacaatcgcggaaattgttaaatgtcactcccatacgcaaaccgtaaaaagatgggaagaagggaaaggatgtaaacttgccagggtaacactaagtaaccttgaagagtcaacatcaaagaagtacttgggaatgaccaggaaaaatctacgtttggcagttggttttttaactggtcattgtcaactaagcaaacacctccacacactggggctagcagacacatctctatgtaggaagtgtgaacgagaagacgaaactgtagagcatatcctatgtgaatgcccagagttatagttaatacgagagtacgcgttcggcaaGTCTTGGCCCACACCTgtccacataagagagatgtctcctggtgacttgtccaccttcctagaaatggcaggatggacaatgagctaagggtgacagctccctgggaggatgcacaatgggtcaattgcggcctaagtgctgtgaaacttaactcgccctccctactctacagatacagataacCACAAAATATTGTATTCTCAGGTCAATCTGCTTAGAATAATTCGCTGCCAAAATTTCAGAGAGCAAAATATCGTAAAAGATGCCTACCTATCattgtttataaaataatttatcagATACTATGAAAACTTCTGCACTCTCTCATCAGATTAGTGgattcttcttctaagttttgtAAGGTTGGATATTAACATGACAATTTTCACTTTATTTATGGCAGCTTGAAAAAGTTGGATGAAGTTAAACCATTCTGTCAGATTTCGCAATCAAGAGGTTCGTGATTTTCGTCTATCTGTTTTACCTTCCTTAATTAACTGTAGCAGTCTGTATCTTGATTCTTTCATGAATgtccaaaatattcaagtttttgCTTTTTAACAGTTTGAACGATTTTGGTATGATACCTATCTCATAAACACAATTGAATATCTTATTATCAATTAAACGAATTTTGAATGGAAATTATCAGATCTCATCTATTATTGAATATATCCATTTCATTTCTCTTTTCGGTCGATGTAATCAGTAGTCCAGTTTTGTTTGGATTGTATTACACTGGTATTTCTTCACCATCAAACAActtcttcaatatttttccaGTGCTATTGGAAATAATATCACCCTACGAGtgaattatttttgtgaatactGGCTACCTATCTGACTATCTTATGCAAATAGAAGTAGCTACGATTTTTCTCTAGTTACTCTACTAATTATTTCTGCATCTCATTTATTCTAGAATTTCTCTATTCATCCAAGTTTTATATTCCACTGAGAAAAATTTAAACTATATGTCCCATATATTTACACATGTTTTCTGTGCTTTCAACGTTTTGGAAGTTGTTTATATTTGTTCATTCCTCATTTTTCCTTGATATCTGTAGGTTTggtgcttttttttattttattctatagaTCCTAGCTTTTTTCCTAGCAAGTTTTCTCTAGCcctttttcttgattttttttttttttttagtttatttcagATTAAAATTACGTACCAGTAAATTATAATTTGAGTTTACATCATTACTGTGGATAAGTCTTTGCAATTGTAAAACTCTTTTGAGGTGTATTGTGTATTAAGAcgacaaacaaaaattataaaataatttgaacAAATAATGTCCATTTTTTTAATTAGTCGATTGctgtatttttcaatatttttgtgtttatcATTTTTTGTTCTCGACGCTTCAACACATTTatcttaataaaattaataaatcagcAATGATTCTATTCTCAGAATTTATCAGCTAATACGGTCCAATTTTCGACAACTTTGACTGGGTTGGATGGACGGCGAAGCGGTCAATACACTCTCAATGGGTTTATGGACTCCGAACCAAAATTTTCTGGTAAAATCTTGTATAGTAATGAAGCActtataaaaagaaacaaaaagaaaatgaTCGGTGGTAAGATTTGTGAGATGGAATTTATGAAGAAAACATGCAGATTGGGCTACCTTTTTTTACTGATAACAAGCAGCTCCGCAACAAAAAAATTGACGTATCAGAAATCTATTACATTATGCCCACGAAGCATAAAATTTGAAAAAGTTTAAAATCTGTGAATTCACGACCGCTGGCTTAACAATTACTATGATttaaactattaaatattttaagtttaCTAGAACTGTAAGAGATTATagttttttcatatatatatatatatatatatatatatatatatatatatatatatatatatatatatatatatatatatatatatatgtatataagtaaacgttaaatagtgggtttgcagcaataaaaaatgaaacgtgtactcttttaaatttttattccaagctttcggacattggttatgtccttcatcagggagctacaaatgtgatgaataaattgttggcgttggtataattaattaaaaaattcactacttacaaacttaatgaggttgtatcaacgaagatgtattataatgttgataaaatttatcatagtctctcatcttttttaatatataaaacctatttttatatttaaaaatttaaaaaattactgtacattcaaaaacacttaattattctaaataaatacatgacattattctgacaaaattcttttaaatgtcaattgctaaatttttgtttgtgttattattgcatttatctagtagtaagtaataggagaacatttcatttagatgaccatattatatatatatatatatatatatatatatatatatatatatatatatatatatatatatatatatatatatatatattgtatttaaaatttccgcgggagctatcgaaagaaaagagaagactttatccctagcacaacatgccataaacacaggacacaaaataaacttgaatgcaacaacaatgctagccaacatccaaaataaggccaaacgtatAATCaggaagccatagagatcgaaaaacatccaaaaaatttaaataccattcttcttcttcttcagtgccttatccggtccggatgttggcgatcatcaaggctatcatggttttgttgactgctctgcgaaacagctccgctgaggtcatcccaaaccattgtcggagatttttcaaccacgagatacgacggcgtcccggtcctcttctgccaaatactttaccctgcataacaagttaaAGAATtcgatattcttcttcttaaatacCATAGATGATGCTTAAAGACTCCCAAATaagtggaaaacaattctgcagaaaaacataaaaattaaaatagcgaaaaAGACCCcacccactctgcgcacaggaccaatcaCAAGGAGCGCTAAAAGCTATTTAAACAGAGCGTGCAGCGACCGGGAAATCAGTTCTCCTGAAACATCAAGAAGAcgcagaactaatctgacttgacaatggcaagtgtgacattgtcgaaacgtcgccaaaacaactTCTTAACGCAGAGTTAAACCCGGAAAACAacatatatagatctagcggttaatgtgggctccgtactaaaacgctATTATAcgaactccaggagaatatacaccgtgtatagtattatctaagtagcgctttatgtaaaCTCCGCTTTATGGACACCGTAACTGGAcaaaacatttttgggatccgtatatagTTTTTAGCGGACACAACTAAGCTTCTGCGATGTTGCCATTGATtgtattagtcgtagattttcaaattttacagcaggtacatttttcaactttaaatttatttaaatatccaccAGTTTAGTCATTGAGGAATTTTAGGAatatttggctaatgtatttaaatattttataatataactttttaacaatataattttatttttatgtttaataagcTCGGTGATAATTTACATTATTTTActctaattattttcaaacttcaGTAAGTATCTATTATAAACTTATTAATGCTAAtaaatagcattattctatagtattctaatattttagCTATGGATTAAATCCGAATAGCGATTTGATATCCTTTTACTTTCAcggagaaattatattctaacacacaagatcctattaaattgccaaaaccttcctttcatattctattcacttataaGGGGCAGCAACAACATAAGTACGATAATAAGGCGTAGCTATAGTACTGGGCTGcctaataggaagcatgagtgtagcagttttattgGTTTCTAGACTGCTACCTGGAATGGGGAAGCAGGATATCAGCTTTaagttaatgcatatagaaaTTGTTGCTTGACCAGCGAAATATCAAATACCAGAAGGCACGACGGTAGCAGTCTGAGAAAGCAAAGCAAAACAACTTTACTATTATTAGACATATttcctaataaaataatattgactTTACAACGAGACAAATTTTCTACTATTGGATATTAAAACATTATGTACATACCAACGGGTTTCATACGTCGCGTCGGTATCCAGCAAAATTGTTGTAATAAtgatacaggaaacaaaaacCTTAAGATGGAAATGGGCGCCAAGAAATTGTGCGATAataaacagtcgaataaaatacagattctcgattcaaatagtcaaaaaattaaagaacagcttaataaaatagaaatagctTCTATTTacgatgtaatccattaacggcccaaggtaCAAAACAGCTGATGATTAGTTCTACATCTATAAATATGTAAACGACATATTCAACAAAGTCCAGAgagcacaaaaaaagtttcaaataaaatcaACGAagtaaaaaccaaatacaagcgcaTAAACAGAAGAGACCGATTCATTAAATCTAGATACAacattaaagttaacaactacaattttgaaagtatggaagactttaaatatcttgGAACAATAATCGCAGTTGGTAATAATGCCTGAAGAATTAAGAACATAATACAAGCTTTAGATCTATTTTAATGTATGGATGCGAATcgtggacaatgactaaaacaaataaaaaaggactCCAAATATTGATAGATAATTGACAGAGATTAAGCACATCCATAGataagaatgaataacatatcttAGATACATAAGCGGAACAaaagaaactgagtataaacttgaaactttagaaataataattaaataaattatgtaaatcgTACGAACAGAAATAAGAGAAgccatcacacagttaaaaactaGAACTCTTACTTAtgcaaaaaatacaataaactaTGACTACATTATTTTGTTCTCTCGCACCGTGagaagaacaagataaaaatctgaATACGCGAATACGAGTAAGAAATATGCCACAATATTTATTACTGCATATTTGAATTGACGTTTCGATGTTCAAGTAGGAGTTCTTTCTCAAAAatgtacaatattatttttacaaggtATTACGTACAACAAGATGTTATTTGTTTTTACTTTATCTGGCTGGTTATCTAAACAATTTGTTCTCGATTGTTTCGCACTCTGTATTGATTTGTGATATCCATAACAGGTTCATATTATTTCTCTAATAATTCTTCatcggctcttattttgttttttcgtcgTCCATGTTTCATGTACATATATGTTATTATATTTCTTACGACTGCATGGTAAATTCTTAGTTTTGGTAT containing:
- the LOC140435853 gene encoding uncharacterized protein gives rise to the protein MGKDVEKNKVTIIQCNLQHKKVATATLCRRLDVTEDAIALIQEPWINKTKITGLSSLKGQIFSLPSNQQPRTAINVPRKIKASPMAQFCTLDVTAVEVRCPWGKGKNRELILASVYLPSDAATLPPTREMEDLVDHCLSQKVELIIGCDSNYHHLGWGSRDNNARAEISNKIQNWQVSEDISMSDHRWLTYNISLEKSLIKSRDPRRTDVELYNRLLEDALRNEKASTPGVGTPGTNTELESYGLNPNSDLISFYFHGEIIF